The following proteins are co-located in the Betta splendens chromosome 9, fBetSpl5.4, whole genome shotgun sequence genome:
- the LOC114862293 gene encoding interleukin-6 receptor subunit beta isoform X1, with protein MPAPVDMDVLHIILTATSLLCVFSYEITVNSFDLLPCKEDDKVCVTGSGDCVQPPPPLAQKNFNMSCYFKVSLESVTCEWSEKQFSHTAASVSLIFNRQRLHTGPSSCTMTQSLNLTFGYFLSFCTNLFSFRPVKHCPALFVPAERLMITARVRSSSVELWSQPHYVFVYKAVKPAAPELTVIGSTEDSVSVGWSSSGDTRCQLRYRAHSSETWSQSPDFVFTPQNQKHIYSINGLQPFTFYTATVSCSRTVGIWSNWSAGVSVRTLDRAPSKYPQPCYRLDKTDSGGRLHIMWKALDPHDAGGHILGYQVSYRRVMGQQLQDRSVVNVTDEICVLTVDEGTWRVSVAAFNTAGVGPSVNLSVDTRRHRPLSSVRNMWVSCSVPVGTGLWVQWEIPAQPVTHFDVWWRLETNVSSSCWSTVNSSTSSTLIQDVDPMESYLISVVPVYKQQCGPPQSVSASLRLGALMEPTKLKVTGVNQTAVTVMWAWQRRSGPVRVDGYRVTLRSDSYEQTQPLWPDQRQHTFINLTADTEYCLVLWADNSSTHMISVRTEFDQFPVVATAMPLLLLAATVFIVSILSRTMYKGFFYPRVSSPQDSTAGQWLMDSKHQAPVTYSFKQNSTKQNILDIQDFQDVDLLEVKSTIVVEPCCPDPLDRLVIKLSDLRLDAEHDGPAPSTPQQFQCGPSDDEGGTAHHTEQGSQEQAHDAVKRCFGGVADAQITCEGEYVVNASYQERTVVSVTCDTDYLPNVAALT; from the exons ATGCCTGCTCCGGTCGACATGGACGTCCTGCACATTATCCTGACAGCGACCagtctcctctgtgtgttttcttatg AAATCACTGTGAACAGCTTTGACCTGCTACCGTGTAAAGAGGACGACAAAGTGTGTGTTACTGGGTCTGGAGACTGTGTCCAGCCTCCGCCCCCTTTGGCTCAGA aaAACTTCAACATGTCCTGTTACTTCAAAGTGTCTCTAGAGTCAGTGACGTGTGAGTGGAGTGAGAAGCAGTTCAGCCACACGGCCGCTAGCGTCTCTCTCATCTTCAACCGGCAAAGGTTGCACACGGGTCCAAGTTCATGCACAATGACGCAAAGCCTAAACTTAACCTTTGGCTACTTCCTATCTTTCTGTACAAATCTTTTCAGCTTCCGACCAGTGAAGCACTGTCCAGCCCTCTTCGTCCCTGCAGAGCGGCTGATGATCACAGCCAGAGTCCGAAGCTCCTCAGTGGAGCTCTGGTCTCAGCCTCATTATGTGTTTGTCTATAAAGCAG tgaaGCCCGCTGCCCCTGAACTCACGGTCATCGGCTCCACTGAAGACTCTGTGTCCGTGGGCTGGAGCAGCAGTGGTGACACCCGCTGTCAGCTGCGCTACAGAGCCCACAGCTCTGAGACGTGGTCTCAG TCTCCAGATTTTGTCTTTACGCCTCAGAATCAGAAGCACATCTACTCTATCAACGGTCTCCAGCCCTTTACTTTCTACACAGCTACTGTGTCCTGCAGTCGAACCGTTGGCATCTGGAGCAACTGGAGCGCTGGAGTTTCAGTGAGAACGCTGGACCGAG CTCCGTCTAAGTATCCTCAGCCGTGCTACCGTCTGGACAAAACAGACTCCGGTGGACGTCTGCATATCATGTGGAAG GCTCTCGACCCCCATGATGCCGGAGGTCATATCCTTGGATACCAGGTGAGCTACAGAAGAGTGATGGGGCAGCAGCTACAGGATAGATCTGTAGTAAACGTCACAGATGAAATATGTGTGCTCACGGTGGACGAGGGAACCTGGAGAGTCTCAGTGGCAGCATTCAACACGGCCGGCGTTGGACCATCTGTCAATCTGAGCGTCGACACACGAAGACACAGAC CTCTCTCCTCAGTCAGAAACATGTGGGTTTCCTGCTCTGTCCCAGTTGGTACTGGCCTCTGGGTCCAGTGGGAGATCCCTGCCCAGCCTGTCACTCACTTTGACGTCTGGTGGCGCCTGGAGACAAAcgtgtccagcagctgctggtccacagtgaacagctccaccagctccacacTCATCCAAG ATGTTGACCCCATGGAGTCATACCTGATCAGTGTGGTCCCCGTCTACAAGCAACAGTGCGGTCCTCCTCAGTCAGTGTCCGCCAGCCTGCGCCTCGGAG ctctgATGGAACCAACCAAGCTGAAGGTGACGGGTGTGAACCAGACGGCAGTGACGGTGATGTGGGCGTGGCAGAGGAGGTCTGGACCAGTCAGAGTGGACGGATACCGAGTGACGCTGAGGAGTGACTCCTACGAACAAA CTCAGCCTTTGTGGCCGGACCAGAGGCAGCACACCTTCATCAACCTCACAGCCGACACCGAGTACTGTCTTGTCCTATGGGCCGATAACTCTTCCACCCACATGATCTCGGTCCGGACTGAATTTG ACCAGTTCCCCGTTGTTGCTACGGCgatgcctctgctgctgttggctgctACTGTGTTCATTGTCTCCATCCTGTCCAGGACTAT GTACAAGGGCTTCTTCTATCCACGTGTCTCCAGTCCCCAGGACAGcacagcaggacagtggctgaTGGACAGCAAGCACCAG GCACCTGTCACTTATTCTTTCAAACAGAATTCTACCAAACAAAACATCCTGGACATCCAGGACTTCCAGGACGTGGATCTGCTTGAAGTGAAAAGCACCATCGTGGTTGAGCCATGTTGTCCCGACCCACTAGACCGTCTGGTCATCAAACTGTCAGACCTGAGACTGGATGCAGAACACGATGGTCCTGCACCAAGCACACCGCAGCAGTTCCAGTGTGGTCCTTCCGATGACGAGGGCGGAACGGCCCATCACACAGAGCAAGGCAGCCAAGAGCAGGCACATGATGCCGTCAAACGCTGTTTTGGTGGAGTGGCGGACGCTCAGATCACGTGTGAGGGAGAGTATGTGGTCAACGCCTCCTATCAGGAACGAACTGTGgtctctgtgacctgtgacacTGATTATCTGCCAAACGTAGCAGCTCTGACGTAG
- the LOC114862293 gene encoding interleukin-6 receptor subunit beta isoform X2 has protein sequence MPAPVDMDVLHIILTATSLLCVFSYEITVNSFDLLPCKEDDKVCVTGSGDCVQPPPPLAQKNFNMSCYFKVSLESVTCEWSEKQFSHTAASVSLIFNRQRLHTGPSSCTMTQSLNLTFGYFLSFCTNLFSFRPVKHCPALFVPAERLMITARVRSSSVELWSQPHYVFVYKAVKPAAPELTVIGSTEDSVSVGWSSSGDTRCQLRYRAHSSETWSQSPDFVFTPQNQKHIYSINGLQPFTFYTATVSCSRTVGIWSNWSAGVSVRTLDRAPSKYPQPCYRLDKTDSGGRLHIMWKALDPHDAGGHILGYQVSYRRVMGQQLQDRSVVNVTDEICVLTVDEGTWRVSVAAFNTAGVGPSVNLSVDTRRHRPLSSVRNMWVSCSVPVGTGLWVQWEIPAQPVTHFDVWWRLETNVSSSCWSTVNSSTSSTLIQDVDPMESYLISVVPVYKQQCGPPQSVSASLRLGALMEPTKLKVTGVNQTAVTVMWAWQRRSGPVRVDGYRVTLRSDSYEQTQPLWPDQRQHTFINLTADTEYCLVLWADNSSTHMISVRTEFDQFPVVATAMPLLLLAATVFIVSILSRTMYKGFFYPRVSSPQDSTAGQWLMDSKHQNSTKQNILDIQDFQDVDLLEVKSTIVVEPCCPDPLDRLVIKLSDLRLDAEHDGPAPSTPQQFQCGPSDDEGGTAHHTEQGSQEQAHDAVKRCFGGVADAQITCEGEYVVNASYQERTVVSVTCDTDYLPNVAALT, from the exons ATGCCTGCTCCGGTCGACATGGACGTCCTGCACATTATCCTGACAGCGACCagtctcctctgtgtgttttcttatg AAATCACTGTGAACAGCTTTGACCTGCTACCGTGTAAAGAGGACGACAAAGTGTGTGTTACTGGGTCTGGAGACTGTGTCCAGCCTCCGCCCCCTTTGGCTCAGA aaAACTTCAACATGTCCTGTTACTTCAAAGTGTCTCTAGAGTCAGTGACGTGTGAGTGGAGTGAGAAGCAGTTCAGCCACACGGCCGCTAGCGTCTCTCTCATCTTCAACCGGCAAAGGTTGCACACGGGTCCAAGTTCATGCACAATGACGCAAAGCCTAAACTTAACCTTTGGCTACTTCCTATCTTTCTGTACAAATCTTTTCAGCTTCCGACCAGTGAAGCACTGTCCAGCCCTCTTCGTCCCTGCAGAGCGGCTGATGATCACAGCCAGAGTCCGAAGCTCCTCAGTGGAGCTCTGGTCTCAGCCTCATTATGTGTTTGTCTATAAAGCAG tgaaGCCCGCTGCCCCTGAACTCACGGTCATCGGCTCCACTGAAGACTCTGTGTCCGTGGGCTGGAGCAGCAGTGGTGACACCCGCTGTCAGCTGCGCTACAGAGCCCACAGCTCTGAGACGTGGTCTCAG TCTCCAGATTTTGTCTTTACGCCTCAGAATCAGAAGCACATCTACTCTATCAACGGTCTCCAGCCCTTTACTTTCTACACAGCTACTGTGTCCTGCAGTCGAACCGTTGGCATCTGGAGCAACTGGAGCGCTGGAGTTTCAGTGAGAACGCTGGACCGAG CTCCGTCTAAGTATCCTCAGCCGTGCTACCGTCTGGACAAAACAGACTCCGGTGGACGTCTGCATATCATGTGGAAG GCTCTCGACCCCCATGATGCCGGAGGTCATATCCTTGGATACCAGGTGAGCTACAGAAGAGTGATGGGGCAGCAGCTACAGGATAGATCTGTAGTAAACGTCACAGATGAAATATGTGTGCTCACGGTGGACGAGGGAACCTGGAGAGTCTCAGTGGCAGCATTCAACACGGCCGGCGTTGGACCATCTGTCAATCTGAGCGTCGACACACGAAGACACAGAC CTCTCTCCTCAGTCAGAAACATGTGGGTTTCCTGCTCTGTCCCAGTTGGTACTGGCCTCTGGGTCCAGTGGGAGATCCCTGCCCAGCCTGTCACTCACTTTGACGTCTGGTGGCGCCTGGAGACAAAcgtgtccagcagctgctggtccacagtgaacagctccaccagctccacacTCATCCAAG ATGTTGACCCCATGGAGTCATACCTGATCAGTGTGGTCCCCGTCTACAAGCAACAGTGCGGTCCTCCTCAGTCAGTGTCCGCCAGCCTGCGCCTCGGAG ctctgATGGAACCAACCAAGCTGAAGGTGACGGGTGTGAACCAGACGGCAGTGACGGTGATGTGGGCGTGGCAGAGGAGGTCTGGACCAGTCAGAGTGGACGGATACCGAGTGACGCTGAGGAGTGACTCCTACGAACAAA CTCAGCCTTTGTGGCCGGACCAGAGGCAGCACACCTTCATCAACCTCACAGCCGACACCGAGTACTGTCTTGTCCTATGGGCCGATAACTCTTCCACCCACATGATCTCGGTCCGGACTGAATTTG ACCAGTTCCCCGTTGTTGCTACGGCgatgcctctgctgctgttggctgctACTGTGTTCATTGTCTCCATCCTGTCCAGGACTAT GTACAAGGGCTTCTTCTATCCACGTGTCTCCAGTCCCCAGGACAGcacagcaggacagtggctgaTGGACAGCAAGCACCAG AATTCTACCAAACAAAACATCCTGGACATCCAGGACTTCCAGGACGTGGATCTGCTTGAAGTGAAAAGCACCATCGTGGTTGAGCCATGTTGTCCCGACCCACTAGACCGTCTGGTCATCAAACTGTCAGACCTGAGACTGGATGCAGAACACGATGGTCCTGCACCAAGCACACCGCAGCAGTTCCAGTGTGGTCCTTCCGATGACGAGGGCGGAACGGCCCATCACACAGAGCAAGGCAGCCAAGAGCAGGCACATGATGCCGTCAAACGCTGTTTTGGTGGAGTGGCGGACGCTCAGATCACGTGTGAGGGAGAGTATGTGGTCAACGCCTCCTATCAGGAACGAACTGTGgtctctgtgacctgtgacacTGATTATCTGCCAAACGTAGCAGCTCTGACGTAG
- the LOC114862293 gene encoding interleukin-6 receptor subunit beta isoform X3: MPAPVDMDVLHIILTATSLLCVFSYEITVNSFDLLPCKEDDKVCVTGSGDCVQPPPPLAQKNFNMSCYFKVSLESVTCEWSEKQFSHTAASVSLIFNRQSFRPVKHCPALFVPAERLMITARVRSSSVELWSQPHYVFVYKAVKPAAPELTVIGSTEDSVSVGWSSSGDTRCQLRYRAHSSETWSQSPDFVFTPQNQKHIYSINGLQPFTFYTATVSCSRTVGIWSNWSAGVSVRTLDRAPSKYPQPCYRLDKTDSGGRLHIMWKALDPHDAGGHILGYQVSYRRVMGQQLQDRSVVNVTDEICVLTVDEGTWRVSVAAFNTAGVGPSVNLSVDTRRHRPLSSVRNMWVSCSVPVGTGLWVQWEIPAQPVTHFDVWWRLETNVSSSCWSTVNSSTSSTLIQDVDPMESYLISVVPVYKQQCGPPQSVSASLRLGALMEPTKLKVTGVNQTAVTVMWAWQRRSGPVRVDGYRVTLRSDSYEQTQPLWPDQRQHTFINLTADTEYCLVLWADNSSTHMISVRTEFDQFPVVATAMPLLLLAATVFIVSILSRTMYKGFFYPRVSSPQDSTAGQWLMDSKHQAPVTYSFKQNSTKQNILDIQDFQDVDLLEVKSTIVVEPCCPDPLDRLVIKLSDLRLDAEHDGPAPSTPQQFQCGPSDDEGGTAHHTEQGSQEQAHDAVKRCFGGVADAQITCEGEYVVNASYQERTVVSVTCDTDYLPNVAALT; this comes from the exons ATGCCTGCTCCGGTCGACATGGACGTCCTGCACATTATCCTGACAGCGACCagtctcctctgtgtgttttcttatg AAATCACTGTGAACAGCTTTGACCTGCTACCGTGTAAAGAGGACGACAAAGTGTGTGTTACTGGGTCTGGAGACTGTGTCCAGCCTCCGCCCCCTTTGGCTCAGA aaAACTTCAACATGTCCTGTTACTTCAAAGTGTCTCTAGAGTCAGTGACGTGTGAGTGGAGTGAGAAGCAGTTCAGCCACACGGCCGCTAGCGTCTCTCTCATCTTCAACCGGCAAAG CTTCCGACCAGTGAAGCACTGTCCAGCCCTCTTCGTCCCTGCAGAGCGGCTGATGATCACAGCCAGAGTCCGAAGCTCCTCAGTGGAGCTCTGGTCTCAGCCTCATTATGTGTTTGTCTATAAAGCAG tgaaGCCCGCTGCCCCTGAACTCACGGTCATCGGCTCCACTGAAGACTCTGTGTCCGTGGGCTGGAGCAGCAGTGGTGACACCCGCTGTCAGCTGCGCTACAGAGCCCACAGCTCTGAGACGTGGTCTCAG TCTCCAGATTTTGTCTTTACGCCTCAGAATCAGAAGCACATCTACTCTATCAACGGTCTCCAGCCCTTTACTTTCTACACAGCTACTGTGTCCTGCAGTCGAACCGTTGGCATCTGGAGCAACTGGAGCGCTGGAGTTTCAGTGAGAACGCTGGACCGAG CTCCGTCTAAGTATCCTCAGCCGTGCTACCGTCTGGACAAAACAGACTCCGGTGGACGTCTGCATATCATGTGGAAG GCTCTCGACCCCCATGATGCCGGAGGTCATATCCTTGGATACCAGGTGAGCTACAGAAGAGTGATGGGGCAGCAGCTACAGGATAGATCTGTAGTAAACGTCACAGATGAAATATGTGTGCTCACGGTGGACGAGGGAACCTGGAGAGTCTCAGTGGCAGCATTCAACACGGCCGGCGTTGGACCATCTGTCAATCTGAGCGTCGACACACGAAGACACAGAC CTCTCTCCTCAGTCAGAAACATGTGGGTTTCCTGCTCTGTCCCAGTTGGTACTGGCCTCTGGGTCCAGTGGGAGATCCCTGCCCAGCCTGTCACTCACTTTGACGTCTGGTGGCGCCTGGAGACAAAcgtgtccagcagctgctggtccacagtgaacagctccaccagctccacacTCATCCAAG ATGTTGACCCCATGGAGTCATACCTGATCAGTGTGGTCCCCGTCTACAAGCAACAGTGCGGTCCTCCTCAGTCAGTGTCCGCCAGCCTGCGCCTCGGAG ctctgATGGAACCAACCAAGCTGAAGGTGACGGGTGTGAACCAGACGGCAGTGACGGTGATGTGGGCGTGGCAGAGGAGGTCTGGACCAGTCAGAGTGGACGGATACCGAGTGACGCTGAGGAGTGACTCCTACGAACAAA CTCAGCCTTTGTGGCCGGACCAGAGGCAGCACACCTTCATCAACCTCACAGCCGACACCGAGTACTGTCTTGTCCTATGGGCCGATAACTCTTCCACCCACATGATCTCGGTCCGGACTGAATTTG ACCAGTTCCCCGTTGTTGCTACGGCgatgcctctgctgctgttggctgctACTGTGTTCATTGTCTCCATCCTGTCCAGGACTAT GTACAAGGGCTTCTTCTATCCACGTGTCTCCAGTCCCCAGGACAGcacagcaggacagtggctgaTGGACAGCAAGCACCAG GCACCTGTCACTTATTCTTTCAAACAGAATTCTACCAAACAAAACATCCTGGACATCCAGGACTTCCAGGACGTGGATCTGCTTGAAGTGAAAAGCACCATCGTGGTTGAGCCATGTTGTCCCGACCCACTAGACCGTCTGGTCATCAAACTGTCAGACCTGAGACTGGATGCAGAACACGATGGTCCTGCACCAAGCACACCGCAGCAGTTCCAGTGTGGTCCTTCCGATGACGAGGGCGGAACGGCCCATCACACAGAGCAAGGCAGCCAAGAGCAGGCACATGATGCCGTCAAACGCTGTTTTGGTGGAGTGGCGGACGCTCAGATCACGTGTGAGGGAGAGTATGTGGTCAACGCCTCCTATCAGGAACGAACTGTGgtctctgtgacctgtgacacTGATTATCTGCCAAACGTAGCAGCTCTGACGTAG
- the nudt12 gene encoding LOW QUALITY PROTEIN: peroxisomal NADH pyrophosphatase NUDT12 (The sequence of the model RefSeq protein was modified relative to this genomic sequence to represent the inferred CDS: inserted 1 base in 1 codon), which yields MTSLQLSAKDEMAEKLLDAAARGDAAQVSTLLSHAPSLINQTGRSGWTALMFAARNGHRHVVEVLLARGCDKLSVNTSSQSASDIAKFWGHKRICTLLNGAQGAVRQQEXQLSVRRTDGMWLEAKQRQPASVYLLFSSLSPMLRGSQDPGPSSLCRFGYEAVKDLLQRPAAVLIFLGVEKRRGAEAAWDPPAWFAVATDEDAAELLKRSEDKKCFFPKTPNRELLQLSEDEAGVVAQARALLAWHSRYGFCPTCGSSTKLEEGGHKRSCLNPDCRSRSGGHNTCYPRVDPVVVMLVVHPDGNQCLLGRKKIFPVGMFSCLAGFIEPGETVEDAVRREVEEESGVKVGPVQYVSCQPWPMPSQLMIGCLAVAVSTHIKVDENEIEEARWFPRQQVVDSLFRGVCTSLSIPPRQTIAHQLIRYWIGMNSNL from the exons ATGACGAGCCTCCAACTGAGCGCGAAGGACGAGATGGCGGAGAAGCTTCTCGACGCTGCAGCTCGAGGAGATGCGGcccaggtttccactctgctgaGCCACGCCCCCTCCCTCATCAACCAGACCGGACGCAGCGGCTGGACGGCGCTGATGTTTGCCGCTCGCAACGGACACCGCCACgtggtggaggtgctgctggctCGCGG CTGTGACAAGTTGTCGGTGAACACGTCATCGCAGAGCGCTTCCGACATCGCCAAGTTCTGGGGACACAAACGCATCTGCACCCTGCTGAACGGAGCGCAGGGCGCCGTCcggcagcagg agcagctgagtgtgaggAGGACAGACGGGATGTGGCTGGAGGCCAAGCAGAGACAGCCCGCCTCCGTCTACCTGCTGTTCTCCAGCCTCAGCCCGATGCTCCGCGGCTCCCAGGACCCG GGTCCGTCCAGTCTGTGTCGCTTCGGGTACGAAGCGGTGAAAGACCTGCTCCAGAGGCCGGCGGCCGTGCTCATCTTCCTGGGTGTGGAGAAGCGGCGGGGGGCGGAGGCTGCGTGGGACCCTCCCGCCTGGTTTGCTGTGGCCACCGACGAAGATGCTGCGGAACTTCTGAAACGCTCTGAAGACAAGAAGTGCTTCTTCCCAAAGACGCCGAacagagagctgctgcagctgagcgaGGACGAGGCCG GGGTGGTGGCCCAGGCCCGGGCGCTGTTGGCCTGGCACAGCCGCTACGGCTTCTGCCCCACATGCGGCAGCAGCACcaagctggaggagggaggacacaaGAGGAGCTGCCTGAACCCCGACTGCAGGAGCCGGAGCGGAGGTCACAACACCTGCTACCCCCGAGTCG ACCCGGTGGTCGTCATGCTGGTGGTCCAtcctgatggaaaccaatgtttACTGGGAAGGAAGAAGATCTTCCCAGTTGGCATGTTCTCCTGTCTGGCTGGATTCATAGAGCCTG GTGAGACCGTGGAGGATGccgtgaggagggaggtggaggaggagagtggtgTGAAGGTGGGCCCGGTTCAGTACGTGTCCTGTCAGCCCTGGCCCATGCCCTCCCAACTGATGATCGGCTGCCTGGCCGTCGCTGTGTCAACCCACATCAAAGTCGATGAGAATGAGATTGAGGAGGCTCGTTGGTTCCCACGGCAACAG GTGGTTGACTCGCTGTTCAGAGGAGTCTGTACGAGCCTGAGCATCCCTCCCAGACAGACCATTGCCCACCAGCTGATCCGATACTGGATCGGCATGAACTCTAACCTATGA